The Eretmochelys imbricata isolate rEreImb1 chromosome 4, rEreImb1.hap1, whole genome shotgun sequence sequence TCCAGACAGGGAAGGTAAACCCAGAGGAGTTCCTTGTGAAGCATAGGAAAGTTGAGAGAGGGCCCCTTTACCATCTTTGGGAGTTTGATTCACTATAGTAAGGGCAGAGGTACGCATTAATAAGGTGAGGGAAGTCTGTAGAGAAAGAGACTGCAGGAGGGAACCAGGAAGCTTAGAGAGAATTTCCAGCAGACCTTAGTCTGTTGTcctacagatttaaaaaacacttttttaatgaaagtcaAAAGAAGGGTGTTTTCCAGTGTTTAGCTATTTAACTAGCCAATAAAAGAAGGAATTCTAGATAAGCCTGATAAACACCTTGGGCCTAGCCACTATAACACCTACTGTATCAGCATCTTCTATCAAATGAGGCTGGTCTGGAATACTGTGAAAGTGGTTCACCAAATTTTCAGCTCTATTTGTAAATGCACCAGACAGGATATATCGTCCAGTCACATGAAATACAATGTAATTTATCATGATCCTTGTAATATTCTGGATAGGATATGAGGTTTTTGGGAAAAATGAAGCCAAGACAGCCTCTAAAGGAGCTATCCCCCAGGCGGTATGCAGGACTTTGGGGAATTTTAGTGGGTTCTGCTTAGAAATCCAACAAGAAGGGATATGGggaaaaattttcaaaggcaccttacttagattgtaagccccttgagaaagggactgtctttttgttctgtgcgtGTACAATACTTAACACAATGTACtcctggtctgtgactagggctcctaagcagtacagtaatacaaataataaagtgacttaagagcctcAGTCCTATTGACTTGTAAGACAATGTAGAAGGTTAGGTCAATTAcggcttctgaaaattttatccctGGTCAACAACAACAGAACTGCTtgttcatagatactaaggtcagaagggaccattatgatcatctagtctgacctcctgcacaacgcaggccacagaatttcacccacccactcctgcgaaaaacctctcacctatgtctgagctattgaagtcctcaaatcgtgatttaaagacttcaagtagcagagaatcctccagcaagtgacccgtgccccatgctacagaggaagatgaaaaacctccagggcctcttcttTCCTTCAGTACTGAGACTCTTAATTTTCAGTTCAAGGTTCTCAGGAATCTCAGACACTAAAATCCCCTTTACCCGGTAGACAATAGTAACCCCCCCTGCTTACTTATTCTCTCTGGAGGCAATGCCTAGAAAGATGCACTTGAACAATCCACTGGTTACTGTACTCACGGGAAGTGTACCATGATGTCATGGTTATTACACGGTTCACTGTGGCTAGCCGCATGGCAGCCACTATAGCTTCCATTGAATCTGTGTATCCTGAAATTGCTGAGAAGATCTTGTAGGGGAAGCCCAAGCAGGAAATGACAGCATCTTGACCTTGAAAATGTCCCGACAACAGTTCTGCTGAAAAGATGTTTGCTTCCACCACCTAAAAAGATGTAATAATATCATAATCTTGTCAATACTTCTCTCCCCACCATATCCATCAACATTTCCTTCTCCTGAGGCACAGCAtgatgaagggacttgcccaggttTACTCAGAacctcagtggcagagctgagaatagaattgAGAGACCCTAACTCCTGGCCCACTGCCTAATACACTGGACGGCACTGGAGTTCAGTGCCTTCCAGCTCGACAGACTAATGATACTGACCTAGAGGATCAGGCTCTAGAGAGGACCCAGTCTTCAAGGGTGTGTTCACTTCTTTGTTTGCCTGGTCCAAAGTCAATGCTCTCTTCTCCAAGGTCACAAGAAGTCCAGTCAAGGTGTCCGGTGAAGCTGTTCTCGGAGGCAGTTAGATCCCATTCCTGCAAGCATCTCTTGAGAACTGCTGACTGctctcaaatcccactgaaatcagcactcTGCAGGAACAGAGCCTTTGGCAATTCCACCCTTTCAATTCCCAgacccaaactgctgctggagCGCTCATCGTTaaaattaaagaagaaaagaGCAGGAAACGTGGTATAACATAAAATCTCCTGGGATTGTAGAGATATTGGTTCAGAAAGTAAGGTGGGAATTTCTAATAGGGCAGGAACCTGCAGGTGCTGTATCTGGTTTTCGGAGATCACATGCCACACAAATAATTTAGATGTCATTGGGCAGGCTGACATGTTTTTGTAGAATCATTTGCTCAACCTGAGTTACAATAGCTATCTAGAaagctgatccaaagcctacagAGTCCAATGGAGAGACTTCAATTGaattcagcaggctttggatcagatccatagGCAGTATAAGTACCAGTAGATAAATATAGAATATATTTAggccaagattaaaaaaaaaaaaaaatagtggtcCTCATTGCTTGTATTATTGGTTGCCTGACTTGAGACACATTAAAATGACCACaatttttagaaagtgctgagcgcccaccctctgaaaatcaggcccctctaAAGTGTCAAGTTGAGGTACCCAAGATCACTAGTCACTTCAGCAAACGATCTCATATAGAAAACTATTATCTGCTtagtatttaaaaaatgaaatacctTCAGATTTTTATGTTGAATAGTCAGTTTGGTGACATTCCGCACAAGTGCTGTCACTTCATGGCCTTGCTGTAACGCTTGTGAGACCAGAAACTGACCAGATTGACCTGTTGCACCAAGAACCAACAGCTTCATAACTTATCTGCAAAGAAAGGGCAAGGTTGAGAATGGTTTTGGTTGTGAATAGCTGCCTggtatttaaatttaaaaggaaaaaaaaaaggtctctAGATGTTTAGGAAGACAGTAACTTTTAAGGTCCAACTGAAGCATCTTGTTTAACTTTGATTTTGGCACAGGAGCTCTCTAGGGACCAGAATGTATATGTTACAATGTTGCGGTATGGAGTCACATGACTGCAGGGAAAGCTCTAGGAGAGACTGCTCCTTGGGAAGTACAGCCCTTCACCCACTCCCCGGTGCAAGTGATGGGAATGATCAGCCTGTACTATGTGTTAGCACTATTCAGCCTGCTCCCATCTTCACTGCTGGCAAGTTCTGTAGGCTAGTAAGGATGCTGCGGCAGGACATGAAGGAATCAGTCACTGTAGTCCACCAAAGGCACGGACTGCAATTGTCCCTGGCTCTTGTACAGGATGCAGAAAAACTTCTTGGTGTGACCCACTCTCATCTGATTCCCTCACCATCACCTGTTCAAAGGCGAGGGACAATCAACCtccaagagtatgtctacacagcagacaTTGGCATTCCAGAGTGAGCGAGAACCTAGGTTGACAGACTTGGTCCAGTGGGGCTCGTGCTAGCACTCTAAATAAATAGCTGTCTAGACAGCCCTTTGAAGTTGCAGATAGGGCTGGAGCTCGGACTCTGAAGCCCACTCCCCTCTCTAGGCATCAGAAGCATTTCTAGTTAACATGGctattaatttgttttgttttgaggcaACTGTCTGTCATGGAAATTATGATGGGTAAAGTGTGTAGAAATATTTACGCACACTGTACGTTTCCAGCAGGATCAAGGGGCAGGTGGGAATCTGTCCTAGAACAACTGCTGCTGCTCATCATTCTTTCTAGCTCCTCCCAGACTTTGCTCCCCATTGCCATTGTTAGTGTGGTGCCTCATACTTCGGGGCATATTGGGCAGATTGCTGCTACAGTATCAATGTATTTACTTACATTTACCTTATAATTAAAAAAGACCCAAGGCCATCCAGAGGTGCACATAACTATTCTACACAACCACATGTTCCTATCCCAGTTACCCGAgttctcccacccccattccctgctttGGTCTTGTCTTTtattaaattgtaagctcttcagtctAGGGCTGTCTTCCTGCATGGCCacatagtgcctagcacaatgggtccctgatccTGGATATGAGATCAACATAAGAATGCCTAAGGAATACTTAGCTCCTATATACTTTGCATTTTTGGTCTCAGTGTATTTTATAAGGGTGgttcattttacagattggaaagaTGAGGCATTGAGAGATGGGGTGATCCACCCAAACCAACAGAacaaactgggaatagaacccaggcctcctgactctTAGTACAGTGCCCTATAAACCAGCCTGACAAACTGTAACTTTGAGGTACATAGTTTTCAGCAACTCAATTGGCTCAgatttgtgtttttgatgatttaaaTTCCTTTCCTTTTGTACCTGCTCAGCAGGAGGGTGAGTCTTTTTTCtaaggaagaggtggagcaggagaTTGTAGCCACTTCTTCTGTGATGCGAGGAACCACACCTCATTCGCCCAGTGCCTCTCTGTCCTGTGCTGTTTCCTAGATATCAGGCCTGCTGAGTGATCAAGGACCAGACAGCTGCTTGTATCATTCCAGAATGCAGAATCATCCTCTGGAGCCAGGGATTTCTGCTAGCTGCCATTGCTATATTTTCAGATTGAGACTAAATTCTATGCTTGTGAGTGTACCTGCATATACTATTTATCTTATTTCTTTGCAGGGCTCTCTCTGGAGTTCACCCCTGTGCTGCCCTGTTCCCTTCTGGGAATTGTTTGGAACAGCTATTCCCCATCTGCTTCATGCTCCCCCCACCAGAAACTCCCTCTTTCCCCTATCACCACATACATTACATTCAGAGATACTGCAATGAGAAAAGACTATTAGATCACCTAGTCCATCCCCTGCCACTACCCATTTGTTCTATACACTCCTTAGGTGTCACATCgagtagcagcagcagtggggcAAGGGATCAGTGAGAAAGAGAGGGCTGCttatttactggtttcagagtagcagccgtgttagtctgtattcacaaaaagaaaaggaggacttgtggcaccttagagactaaccaatttgaatcatagaatcatagaatatcagggttggaagggaccttaagaggtcatctagtccaaccccctgctcaaagcaggaccaatccccaatttttgccccagatccctaaatggccccctcaaggattgaactcacaaccctgggtttagcaggcaatgctcaaaccactgagctataatttatttgagcattagctttcgtgagctacagctcactccgatgaagtgagctgtagctcatgaaagcttatgctcaaataaattggttagtcgctaaggtgccacaagtcctccttttctttttgcttatttacTGTATCATATAATCAGTCCAGGATATTCCATAAGACTATTCAGTAGGAATTTAAACAGGCCTAGTTCTCCTTGCCCCACCCAGCACCACTTCTATGCTCTTATCTGTCTCTTTGTTGCTGAGAAGTGACTTTTCCCCAGCCCATTCTTGAATACAAACTAAAACAAATACTTACCAAAATCACTTGTTGGAGTCGAGTGATGGGAGATGGCTATGCCCCTTGGTTAGAGCAGTAGCTAGAAGTAGCTCTGCACCAAACTCTCCAGAGAGTCTTACTGCATTTGTGTATGGGAGGCCGGAACTGGATTCAGGTTTCCTTTTCTGTCATGTTCACACTAAGTTCTCCAAACAAAATCTTCTGAGCATGTATGTATTGACCCCTCCTCTTCCTACCTCCTACAGGCTCTGCCTCCCTGATTGTTTTACTTGCCTAAAAATAATGTCTTCATtacttttggtttgtttttaatgcattttgaGGCTTATCACTAATTTCCCACAGTCCAGCCCCATTCCCTTCTATCTATTACAACATGAACAATCCTGCTAACGCAGCAGAAagtcacaggcagggagcctgcagtGCTGGGATGTTGCCACGCCTCCAGTGTCTTGTTACACACAAGTTATGCAAGGTGGAATGAAACCCATCAACCACATTAGCTAGGCTGTTAGCAATACAAATTGCCACTGATACTGATTGCATCTAGACACTGTTTCTGGGACTTCTCTGACGTGGGGTCTCCATTTTTCAAGAGATCCTGATTTTGCAGAACAAATTTGTAGAACCGTGgggtctgctgctgcctgagcaCATTGATTACTGTTTGGggtagtgcctagaagcctcAGTCAAGTGGGGACCTGGGATGGGTGTATAAACACCACAGTGGCAGTGACAGCGGGAGGGGGAGCCAGAGAGCTCAGTTAGCACATTCTGTGGCACCTGGAGTGGAGAGGCAATGAAGGATTAGAGCCAGCTGGGGAGAGCCAGGCCAGGCTTCCTATAAGGGAAGGATTGCAGGGTAATAGGGGGAAGGAGatgtagaagaagaagaagaaaggttgGGGTGGGTTTAGATTTACCTGCTGGAAAAGGAACTGTGGTGAGGCCTGTAGGAAGGAGTTTGTAGTGTGGGACTGTCCCTGAAGTATCTGGATAGCTGGTGCAAAAAAGGGACTCCTAAAGCAGATAGGGAAGAAAGAAGCCCTGTTAGTCAGCAGCTCAGGCAAAGCTAGGCATTCAAGGAGACAGCTGCAGGGCTCAGTAGGATAGGGAGACAGAACTCTGCAGAGCCTGAGAGTAGGGTAATGAGTCTGCAGGGAACTAAGTCCAGGTAGGGTGGAAGAATTGTTGTTCCTCTGTCTTTGGACATTGTCTACCTGGGAGGGGTAGGTATGTCAACACTACAGGCAGGGGTGTGATTTGCAGCTCATGTAGATAAACCTGTGTTAGCTTGTGAAAATAGCACTGAGGAGGATAGGCCTACGTCAAAGCTCATAAAAATAATGCTCCTTTAGCTGCACCTATGCCATTATCAACAGCTATTTCTGTTGCTCCACCTACGTGTGTGACAAATTAAAGATAGCAGTGTTCCTGCCCTGAGGTGATTACAATATAATGTTGAGATGCTTGGAGGAAGAAGACAAACACCATCTGGGGAAAAGGGCGTTGGGAAGATGGAGGCTAGAGGCATGAAACAATGTAGTTGCTGATGCAGCTTGAGGGTTAACctgtttattttctctctatTCTCCTTCCCATACTCatgcaaatacagtacagcactatgttaaatgtaaactactaaaaaaataaagggaaagcagtatttttttcttctgcatagtaaagtttcaaggCTGTATTAAGTCAATCTTTAGTTAtagacttttgaaagaacaaccagaatgttttgttcagaggtCTGAACATTTCAGTGTTACAGACAACcgccattcccaaggtgtttgtaactccgaggttctactgtatgtttactaaaaagaaaaggagtacttgtggcaccgagactaaccaatttatttgagcataagctttcgtgagttacagctcagtgagctgtagctcatgaacgcttatgctcaaataaattggttagtctctaaggtgctacaagtactccttttctctttgcaaatacagactaacacggctgttactctgaaacctgtatgttTACTGTAGTAGATATCTTGCGCAAGGGATGGTACCTCTTCTGTAGATAAACCTCTTTGAAGCCAAGGCATGACCACACATAAGCTAATTATTTACATTACAATACTGAGggtaaatatttcaaaagcatctaagtgacttagaagcccaAACCTCATTGCATTCCTGGGAAGTAAGCCACATTCTCCATTCCAACTTGTGTCAAATGTTGCTGGTGGAATTAGAACTGGAAGCCACAAACTCTCCATGGTGCTGTTGTCA is a genomic window containing:
- the LOC144263491 gene encoding flavin reductase (NADPH)-like, whose product is MKLLVLGATGQSGQFLVSQALQQGHEVTALVRNVTKLTIQHKNLKVVEANIFSAELLSGHFQGQDAVISCLGFPYKIFSAISGYTDSMEAIVAAMRLATVNRVITMTSWYTSPESGQNAPLMVRFLLLPLIRSVLTNMKQMEDYLEKECSDLSWTVVRPPGLQNVPATDKEILTHEGYFVPDPNGYPVTNSVARGDVARFMLSLLNSNEWIKKGVAMCTN